Genomic DNA from Candidatus Kapaibacterium sp.:
GAGTCGGAGTTCGATCAGTACAGCCATGGCTGGTAGGCTTCGGACCTCGCGGAGAGCCACGGTGTCACGGCATAGGACAGCATAGCCTCGGGGAGGGAGCACGAAAGCCGGCAGACGGACAGCCATTCGTGAATCGGTCAGCCACCAATTGGAGAACGCTACCGGTGTGTCTGCAGCGTTGAAGAGCTCCAGCCACTCTGGCTCCCCTTTCGGTGGAACAGGCATGAGCTCATTGATGACTGGCTGAGCTGCGGTTGCTGTCCCCCAGAACACAGCAAGACCAACTAGGAGCCTCCTCGCGGCACGATACCAATCGTAGAGCAGAGCTCGGCTCACCATCGGTAATAGCGCCGGAGTCGCTTCAGGTCTGAGCCTGCAATGAGCTGATCGACAAGCTGCTGGATACCCTGTGCATCTTCTTGCGTGAAGCGATCAAGTTGAGAACTATCGAGGTCGACAACACCACAGAGTACGTCTCCTGCTACCATCGGGACAACGAGTTCTGCTCTAGTCTCTGGACTGCAGGCAATGTAGTCCGGAAAGGCGGAAACGTCCGGAACAATGATTGGCTGACGTCGCAATGCAGCTTGACCGCAGACACCCCGGCCAATGGGGATCCGCTGACATGCTGGTCTCCCTTGAAAGGGCCCTAGGAGCAAGTCGTCGCCGTCACGCAGATAGAACCCCACCCAATTTACCTCTGGCAATCGCCAGAAGAGGAGGGCAGCCATATTAGCAGCACGGACGAAGAAGTCTATCTCATCCGACCAGAGCGCCGCTAACTCTTCGCCGAGTTGCTCGTAAGTCCCAGCCGCTAAGGGTACCTCCTGTCTCATCCTCTCTCAACGTCAATCTGCGCACGCTGCAGCTTGCCAGAGTAGTCGATGTAGACGGTCTTCCACTCTGTGAAGATGTCAAAGACGGTCCAGCCACCCTCACGGTGTCCATTCCCCGTTGCTTTGATGCCACCAAAGGGCATGTGGGCTTCTGCCCCAATCGTCGGTGCATTGACGTACGTGATTCCAGCCTCTAAGTCACGGATTGCGCGCAGGGCTGCTGCAA
This window encodes:
- a CDS encoding GAF domain-containing protein — encoded protein: MRQEVPLAAGTYEQLGEELAALWSDEIDFFVRAANMAALLFWRLPEVNWVGFYLRDGDDLLLGPFQGRPACQRIPIGRGVCGQAALRRQPIIVPDVSAFPDYIACSPETRAELVVPMVAGDVLCGVVDLDSSQLDRFTQEDAQGIQQLVDQLIAGSDLKRLRRYYRW